In Numidum massiliense, a single genomic region encodes these proteins:
- a CDS encoding dipeptidase: protein MKYIDGHCDVLWKMYERQGKVSFYDPASPLDVTYDKAIAANYFMQTFAVFVPPHVPRGGRLHAMLAMIDMFYERIVGDGSKVTAVTSYGELAAVARQEGKIAALLHLEGADALEGELYNLRTVARLGVRSIGLTWNWANEVADGVEEARGGGLTRFGRQFVREMARLSVLLDVAHLSERGFWDVLELGEPLAVYTSHGNARRMCSHPRNLDDAQIKAIIARGGVIGLTFVPWFVDDRCTENDNRAQATTLLKHIDHICSLGGEHHVAFGSDFDGFTPKMDNLIDASDSAYLREMLLKHYSEAQVKRFMSDNWLRFYHDFL from the coding sequence GTGAAATACATTGACGGGCACTGTGACGTGTTATGGAAAATGTACGAACGACAAGGAAAAGTATCTTTTTACGATCCCGCTAGCCCACTCGATGTCACTTATGATAAGGCGATCGCTGCTAATTACTTTATGCAGACGTTTGCCGTGTTCGTGCCCCCGCACGTTCCGCGCGGCGGGCGGTTACATGCCATGCTAGCAATGATCGATATGTTCTATGAGCGCATCGTCGGCGATGGAAGCAAAGTGACAGCTGTTACCTCGTACGGTGAACTGGCCGCGGTCGCCAGGCAAGAGGGGAAGATAGCGGCACTGCTCCACCTCGAGGGAGCCGACGCCCTAGAGGGCGAACTGTACAACTTGCGAACCGTTGCCCGGCTAGGCGTACGGTCGATCGGCTTGACGTGGAACTGGGCGAACGAAGTTGCGGACGGCGTGGAAGAGGCTCGCGGCGGCGGTTTGACGCGGTTCGGACGGCAGTTCGTGCGGGAAATGGCGCGCCTAAGCGTGCTGCTCGACGTGGCACACTTATCGGAACGAGGTTTTTGGGACGTACTCGAGCTAGGGGAACCGCTTGCCGTTTACACCTCACACGGGAACGCACGCCGCATGTGTTCCCATCCGCGCAATTTGGACGACGCGCAAATTAAAGCGATTATCGCGCGAGGCGGTGTCATCGGCCTGACCTTCGTCCCTTGGTTCGTCGACGATCGGTGTACGGAAAACGACAATCGCGCACAGGCGACGACGTTGTTAAAACATATCGACCACATTTGCAGTTTAGGTGGGGAACATCATGTAGCGTTCGGCTCTGACTTTGACGGCTTCACACCGAAAATGGACAACCTCATCGATGCGAGTGATAGCGCCTATTTACGCGAGATGTTGCTTAAGCATTACTCGGAGGCGCAAGTCAAACGGTTTATGTCTGACAATTGGCTGCGGTTTTACCACGATTTTCTTTAA
- the spoVS gene encoding stage V sporulation protein SpoVS, giving the protein MDILKVSAKSNPNSVAGALAGVLRERGSAEIQAIGAGALNQAVKAVAIARGFVAPSGVDLICIPAFTDIVIDGEERTAIKLIVEPR; this is encoded by the coding sequence ATGGATATATTAAAAGTTTCAGCAAAGTCTAACCCTAATTCGGTTGCCGGCGCACTTGCTGGAGTGTTACGCGAACGCGGTTCTGCTGAAATACAGGCGATTGGCGCCGGTGCTTTAAATCAGGCTGTTAAAGCAGTAGCGATTGCCCGCGGGTTTGTAGCACCAAGTGGTGTTGACCTCATCTGTATTCCTGCCTTTACCGACATCGTCATCGACGGCGAAGAGCGGACGGCGATTAAGTTAATCGTCGAACCGCGCTAA
- a CDS encoding TIGR00282 family metallophosphoesterase — protein sequence MRCLFLGDVVGQPGMTALKQMLKQLTQSLKPDLVIANGENAHVSGKGITREIVHSFYQMGIDVITLGNHAWDQKEIFDFLDRETRIVRPANYPEGTPGVGYVLIERDNRTIAVCNLMGRSFLPPLDCPFRKADELIDKLRPKTSHIIVDFHAEASAEKIAMAWHLDGRVSAIVGTHTHVQTADERILPNGTAFISDVGMVGAYDGVIGIDRDVVRTKFLTQLPVRFQVQTGRWQLNAVLIDLNKDTGQAESIRRIRIDDDHPWMD from the coding sequence GTGCGTTGCTTATTTTTAGGTGATGTCGTCGGACAACCGGGAATGACCGCGTTAAAGCAAATGCTTAAGCAGCTGACGCAGTCGTTAAAACCGGATCTCGTCATTGCGAACGGGGAAAATGCGCATGTGAGTGGTAAAGGTATCACGCGAGAAATTGTTCACTCGTTTTATCAAATGGGTATTGACGTTATTACACTCGGCAATCACGCATGGGATCAAAAGGAAATATTCGATTTCCTCGACCGCGAGACGCGCATCGTGCGACCGGCCAACTACCCCGAAGGGACTCCAGGCGTCGGCTACGTGCTCATCGAACGGGACAACCGTACGATTGCTGTCTGCAATTTAATGGGGCGATCCTTTTTGCCACCGCTAGATTGCCCGTTTCGCAAAGCAGACGAATTAATCGATAAACTACGTCCGAAAACGTCACACATTATCGTCGATTTCCACGCCGAAGCTTCAGCAGAAAAAATCGCGATGGCGTGGCATTTAGACGGTCGCGTCTCGGCGATCGTCGGTACACATACGCACGTGCAGACGGCGGATGAGCGCATTTTGCCGAACGGCACGGCGTTCATATCCGACGTTGGCATGGTAGGGGCCTACGACGGCGTCATCGGCATAGACCGCGACGTCGTACGCACGAAGTTTTTGACACAATTGCCGGTGCGCTTCCAGGTGCAGACAGGGCGTTGGCAACTGAACGCTGTCCTCATCGACCTTAACAAAGACACGGGACAGGCTGAAAGTATCCGCCGTATCCGCATCGACGACGACCACCCGTGGATGGATTGA
- the rny gene encoding ribonuclease Y, with product MTEGLIEILKLLASAAVGVGIGYVIRKRLAEAKISSAEEAAQGILEDARKEAAAEKKEAVLEAKDDIHRLRVEADREIRDRRNEVQRQERRLVQKEESLDRKLETLEKREENLSHKESSMRDRQRKVDQLYHEQKAELERVSGMTRDEAKQVLLKNVEDEIKHETAQMIRETELRAREEADKRAKEILSIAIQRFAAEHVAETTVSVVTLPNDEMKGRIIGREGRNIRTLETLTGIDLIIDDTPEAVILSGFDPVRREIARTALEKLVADGRIHPARIEEMVDKSRREVDERIREYGEQAVFDTGVYGLHPDLIKIVGRLKFRTSYGQNALLHSMEVAHLAGLMASELGEDVNLAKRAGLLHDIGKAIDHEVEGSHVEIGIELAKRYNEPEPVLNGIGSHHGNYETTSVIAALVCAADALSAARPGARRETLETYIRRLEKLEDISNSFEGVEKSYAIQAGREIRIMVSPDKVDDIESIRLAREVTKRIENELDYPGHIKVTVIRETRAVEYAK from the coding sequence GTGACTGAGGGCTTAATCGAAATCCTCAAACTCCTTGCCAGTGCTGCTGTAGGTGTCGGAATCGGCTATGTTATAAGGAAGCGTTTAGCTGAAGCGAAAATTTCGAGTGCAGAAGAAGCTGCGCAAGGGATTTTGGAGGACGCGCGCAAAGAAGCTGCTGCCGAGAAAAAAGAAGCGGTGTTAGAGGCGAAGGACGATATTCATCGCTTACGTGTAGAAGCGGACCGCGAAATCCGCGACCGTCGCAACGAAGTGCAGCGGCAAGAGCGGCGGCTGGTACAGAAAGAAGAGAGTTTAGATCGGAAATTAGAAACCCTAGAGAAACGCGAAGAAAACTTAAGCCACAAAGAATCGTCAATGCGCGACAGACAGCGCAAAGTGGATCAGCTCTATCACGAACAGAAAGCTGAACTCGAACGCGTATCCGGGATGACGCGCGACGAGGCGAAGCAAGTCCTGCTTAAAAACGTGGAAGACGAGATCAAACACGAAACCGCGCAAATGATTCGCGAGACGGAACTTCGCGCGCGGGAAGAAGCAGACAAACGCGCCAAGGAAATTTTATCGATCGCCATCCAGCGGTTTGCGGCTGAACACGTGGCGGAGACGACCGTGTCAGTCGTCACGTTGCCCAACGATGAAATGAAGGGGCGGATCATCGGGCGGGAAGGTCGAAACATCCGCACGTTAGAGACGCTGACGGGTATTGATTTAATTATTGACGATACGCCGGAGGCTGTCATTTTGTCCGGATTTGATCCGGTGCGTCGTGAAATTGCTCGAACAGCCTTGGAGAAACTAGTAGCGGACGGGCGGATTCACCCGGCACGCATTGAGGAAATGGTGGATAAATCGCGCCGTGAAGTCGACGAGCGCATTCGCGAATACGGCGAACAGGCGGTATTCGACACGGGCGTATACGGCTTACACCCCGATTTAATCAAAATTGTCGGCCGTTTAAAATTCCGTACGAGCTACGGCCAAAATGCGTTACTCCATTCTATGGAAGTCGCCCACTTGGCTGGTCTCATGGCCAGTGAATTAGGCGAGGACGTCAACTTGGCCAAGCGAGCTGGTTTGTTACACGATATCGGCAAAGCGATTGACCACGAAGTGGAAGGGTCTCACGTGGAAATCGGTATTGAACTCGCCAAGAGGTACAACGAACCGGAACCCGTGTTAAACGGCATCGGGTCTCACCACGGAAACTACGAGACGACATCGGTGATTGCTGCCTTAGTCTGTGCTGCTGACGCGTTGTCGGCTGCTCGGCCTGGGGCGCGGCGCGAAACGTTAGAGACGTATATTCGTCGCCTCGAAAAACTAGAAGACATTTCGAATTCGTTTGAAGGCGTCGAGAAATCTTATGCTATTCAAGCCGGTCGGGAGATTCGAATTATGGTCAGTCCCGATAAGGTCGACGACATTGAATCGATCCGCTTGGCGCGTGAGGTTACGAAACGGATAGAAAACGAATTAGACTACCCTGGTCACATTAAAGTGACTGTCATCCGCGAAACGCGTGCAGTTGAATACGCGAAATAG
- the sdhB gene encoding succinate dehydrogenase iron-sulfur subunit has translation MADNKQTIELIVTRQQNETAQPYEERFVIPYRPSMNVVSALMAIRKHPVNAAGEVTSPVEWEAVCLEEVCGACSMRINGEPRQACSALVDQLEQPIRLAPLSKFPVIRDLKVDRSRMFDALKQVKAWIPIDGTHDLGAGPRFPERKRQWAYELSKCMTCGLCLESCPNYNDKSPFIGPAPLSQVRLFNAHPTGAMHKEERLQTIMGQDGITGCGNAQNCVRVCPKEISLTTSLADLNRQTVRQSFKNFFGSFY, from the coding sequence GTGGCAGACAATAAACAGACGATTGAGTTGATCGTCACGCGGCAGCAGAATGAAACGGCGCAGCCGTACGAGGAGCGGTTTGTCATTCCGTACCGTCCGAGCATGAATGTCGTCTCGGCACTTATGGCGATTCGCAAACATCCGGTCAATGCGGCGGGCGAAGTGACGTCGCCTGTCGAATGGGAAGCAGTCTGTTTAGAAGAAGTGTGCGGCGCCTGTTCGATGCGCATTAACGGCGAGCCGCGTCAAGCGTGTTCGGCTCTCGTCGATCAACTGGAACAACCGATCCGCCTCGCCCCGCTGTCAAAATTTCCGGTCATACGCGATTTGAAAGTCGATCGCTCCCGCATGTTTGATGCGCTTAAACAAGTGAAGGCGTGGATTCCGATTGACGGCACACACGATCTAGGCGCCGGACCGCGCTTCCCCGAGCGCAAGCGCCAGTGGGCGTACGAGCTGTCGAAGTGTATGACGTGCGGTTTATGCTTGGAATCGTGTCCGAACTACAACGACAAGTCGCCGTTTATCGGGCCAGCGCCGCTATCGCAAGTACGCCTGTTTAACGCACACCCGACCGGGGCCATGCATAAGGAAGAACGGTTGCAGACGATTATGGGCCAAGACGGCATAACCGGATGTGGCAACGCACAAAACTGTGTCCGCGTCTGCCCGAAAGAAATTTCGCTCACGACGTCACTCGCCGACCTCAACCGGCAAACGGTGCGGCAGTCGTTTAAAAATTTCTTTGGCAGCTTTTATTAA
- the sdhA gene encoding succinate dehydrogenase flavoprotein subunit, translated as MSKGRVVVVGGGLAGLMSTLKLTEAGVTVDLFSLVPVKRSHSVCAQGGINGAINTKGENDSPDIHFDDTIYGGDFLANQKPVKAMCEAAPKIIYLFDRMGVMFNRTPEGLIDLRRFGGTKHRRTAFAGATTGQQLMYALDEQVRRAEVNGLVNKYENWEFLSVVIDDAGVCRGIVAQNLRTMEIVSFPADAVIIATGGPGLIYGKSTNSTINTGYAAAKVYTQGAHYANGEFIQFHPTAVPGDDKNRLMSESARGEGGRIWTYKDGKPWYFLEEKYPAYGNLVPRDIAAREIFHVCVDLGLGIDGENAVYLDVSHIPDDELNVKLGGLLDIYQKFTGDDPRKIPMKIFPAPHYSMGGIWVDEQQMTNIPGLFAAGECDYSLHGANRLGANSLLSAVFGGMVAGPSVLNYVSGLEKTAEAIPVSVFERELRRETDAYEELLRLDGTENVFALHDALGRVMTSHVGVVRENKRLRAADEQIEELMARFAHININDTTTFSNSSVSFARQLKYMLQLARIVAQGAYLRNESRGSHYKPEYPERDDDEWLKTTIATYNSKKNGPEFSYEAVDTSLIAPRKRDYSVDKKEGNNSGRQ; from the coding sequence GTGAGCAAAGGAAGAGTTGTCGTTGTCGGCGGAGGTTTGGCTGGGTTAATGAGTACGCTGAAACTGACGGAGGCGGGCGTGACCGTCGACTTGTTTTCGCTCGTTCCGGTGAAACGGTCCCATTCCGTATGTGCACAGGGAGGCATTAACGGCGCCATCAATACGAAAGGGGAAAACGACTCACCTGACATACATTTCGACGATACGATTTACGGCGGCGATTTTTTAGCGAACCAGAAGCCGGTTAAGGCGATGTGTGAGGCAGCGCCAAAAATCATTTATTTATTCGACCGCATGGGGGTTATGTTTAATCGCACCCCGGAAGGGCTCATCGATTTACGCCGCTTCGGCGGTACGAAGCATCGTCGCACCGCATTCGCTGGGGCGACGACCGGTCAACAGCTTATGTATGCGTTAGACGAACAAGTGCGACGGGCTGAAGTGAACGGCCTCGTCAACAAGTATGAAAACTGGGAGTTTCTGTCCGTCGTCATCGACGACGCTGGAGTGTGTCGCGGCATCGTCGCGCAAAACTTACGCACGATGGAAATCGTTAGTTTTCCGGCCGACGCGGTCATTATTGCTACCGGCGGTCCAGGACTCATTTACGGAAAATCGACGAATTCGACGATTAATACCGGCTATGCCGCGGCGAAAGTGTACACGCAAGGCGCTCATTACGCGAACGGCGAATTTATTCAATTCCACCCGACAGCGGTGCCGGGCGATGACAAAAACCGCCTCATGAGCGAGTCGGCGCGCGGCGAAGGGGGCCGCATTTGGACGTACAAAGACGGGAAGCCGTGGTACTTCCTAGAGGAAAAATACCCCGCATACGGTAACCTCGTGCCGCGGGACATCGCCGCTAGGGAGATTTTCCACGTGTGTGTCGATCTCGGCTTAGGAATTGACGGAGAAAACGCGGTGTACTTGGACGTGTCGCACATCCCGGACGATGAATTAAACGTGAAGTTAGGCGGGTTGCTCGACATTTATCAAAAATTTACAGGAGACGACCCGCGCAAAATACCGATGAAAATTTTTCCCGCCCCGCACTATTCGATGGGCGGCATTTGGGTCGATGAGCAACAAATGACGAACATCCCGGGCCTGTTCGCCGCAGGAGAATGCGACTACTCGCTGCATGGGGCGAACCGACTCGGGGCGAACTCTTTGCTTTCGGCTGTGTTCGGTGGGATGGTGGCCGGTCCGAGCGTCTTAAACTACGTGAGCGGGTTGGAAAAGACGGCAGAGGCGATTCCGGTATCTGTCTTTGAACGCGAGCTAAGGCGCGAAACAGACGCATACGAGGAGCTGCTCCGCCTTGACGGGACGGAAAATGTTTTCGCCTTACACGATGCACTCGGTCGCGTCATGACGAGTCACGTCGGCGTCGTGCGCGAAAACAAGCGCCTACGCGCCGCAGACGAACAAATTGAGGAACTGATGGCGCGTTTCGCACACATTAACATTAACGATACGACGACGTTTAGCAACAGCAGCGTATCGTTTGCGCGCCAGTTAAAATACATGCTACAGTTGGCGCGCATCGTCGCGCAGGGCGCGTACTTGCGCAATGAAAGCCGCGGCTCTCACTACAAACCAGAGTATCCGGAACGCGACGACGACGAGTGGTTGAAGACGACGATCGCTACGTACAACAGTAAGAAAAACGGCCCCGAGTTTTCGTATGAAGCGGTCGATACGTCGTTGATCGCACCGCGTAAGCGCGACTACTCTGTCGATAAGAAGGAGGGAAATAACAGTGGCAGACAATAA
- a CDS encoding succinate dehydrogenase cytochrome b558 subunit, which translates to MGKREFFYRKLHSLLGVIPVGVFLIVHFTVNFFATRGPDAYNAAANFMGNLPLRYFLEVVVIFLPLLFHAIYGVYIALQAKQNVNTYGFFHNWMFLLQRVSGVILFLFVVWHVWGTRIQAALGAPVNFEMMANIVSNPLYLTLYVIGVVSATFHFANGLWGFFITWGITVTPQSQKVSAYVSGAFFVAITVFGLSALFAFV; encoded by the coding sequence ATGGGTAAGCGGGAATTTTTTTACCGTAAACTTCACTCGCTATTAGGGGTTATACCTGTCGGCGTCTTTTTAATCGTTCATTTCACAGTCAACTTTTTTGCAACGCGTGGACCGGACGCCTATAACGCAGCTGCTAATTTTATGGGCAATTTGCCGCTGCGCTATTTTTTAGAAGTCGTCGTCATTTTTTTGCCGCTTCTTTTTCATGCGATTTACGGCGTGTACATTGCGCTACAAGCGAAGCAAAACGTGAACACATATGGCTTTTTCCACAATTGGATGTTTCTGTTACAGCGCGTGAGCGGCGTTATTTTATTCCTGTTCGTCGTTTGGCACGTATGGGGGACGCGTATACAGGCGGCGCTGGGCGCACCCGTCAATTTTGAGATGATGGCCAACATCGTGAGCAATCCGCTTTACTTGACGTTGTACGTGATCGGCGTCGTTTCGGCGACGTTTCATTTTGCGAACGGTTTGTGGGGCTTTTTCATCACTTGGGGGATCACGGTGACGCCGCAGTCGCAAAAAGTGAGTGCGTACGTCTCGGGAGCTTTTTTCGTCGCAATAACAGTGTTTGGCTTGTCGGCGTTATTCGCATTCGTGTAG
- the aspA gene encoding aspartate ammonia-lyase, producing the protein MTETVVKAREDRLATDCDYRIEKDFLGERKLPQDAYYGVQTLRAVDNFPITGYALEPSLIKGIAIVKKAAALANMDVGQLERTMGEAIVQAAQEVIDGKWHDQFIVDPIQGGAGTSVNMNANEVIANRALELLGKAKGSYGQLSPNTHVNMSQSTNDAFPTAVRFAALEMLDRLLEVLAALDQTLQRKAQAFDGLIKMGRTHLQDAIPIRLGQEFAAYRQVIARDIARIEEARRGLYAVNMGATAVGTGLNADPKYIERVVVHMQEISGYPFQTADNLVDGTQNTDGLVQVSAALKICAINLSKMANDLRLMSSGPRAGLAEITLPARQPGSSIMPGKVNPVMAEVLNQVAFQVIGNDHTVCLASEAGQFELNVMEPVLVFNLLQSIKVLTNVLRVFDEYCLDGITANADTMKEYVERSVGVITAINPHVGYETASRLAGQALETGRSVRDLCLESDVLSAEELHTILDPYEMTHPGISGKELLKK; encoded by the coding sequence ATGACGGAGACAGTGGTAAAAGCGCGGGAAGACCGTTTAGCGACAGACTGCGACTACCGGATCGAGAAAGACTTTTTAGGTGAGCGCAAGCTACCGCAAGACGCTTACTACGGGGTACAGACGTTGCGCGCTGTCGATAACTTTCCGATTACCGGTTACGCCTTAGAGCCGTCACTCATTAAAGGGATTGCCATCGTGAAGAAAGCGGCGGCACTGGCCAACATGGACGTCGGGCAACTGGAGCGGACGATGGGTGAGGCGATCGTGCAAGCGGCGCAAGAAGTGATCGACGGCAAGTGGCATGACCAGTTTATCGTCGACCCGATTCAAGGGGGCGCCGGGACTTCGGTCAATATGAACGCCAACGAAGTGATCGCCAACCGGGCGTTGGAACTGTTAGGAAAAGCGAAAGGCAGTTACGGGCAGTTGAGCCCGAATACACACGTCAACATGTCGCAGTCGACGAATGACGCCTTTCCGACAGCTGTGCGCTTCGCGGCATTGGAAATGCTCGACCGCTTACTCGAGGTCCTTGCAGCCCTCGACCAGACGTTGCAGCGGAAAGCGCAGGCGTTCGACGGCTTAATTAAGATGGGTCGCACACATTTGCAAGACGCCATTCCGATCCGCCTCGGACAAGAGTTTGCCGCTTACCGACAAGTGATCGCGCGGGACATCGCAAGAATAGAAGAAGCACGCCGCGGGCTGTACGCCGTCAATATGGGGGCGACTGCCGTCGGTACTGGGCTAAATGCCGACCCTAAGTACATTGAACGAGTCGTCGTTCACATGCAAGAAATAAGCGGATACCCGTTCCAGACGGCAGACAACCTCGTCGACGGGACGCAAAATACGGATGGGCTCGTGCAAGTGTCGGCGGCACTCAAAATATGTGCGATCAATTTATCGAAGATGGCGAACGACTTGCGCTTAATGTCTTCAGGCCCGCGCGCCGGCTTGGCAGAAATAACGCTACCTGCCCGGCAACCCGGTTCGTCGATCATGCCGGGGAAAGTGAACCCGGTGATGGCCGAAGTGTTGAATCAGGTCGCGTTTCAAGTGATCGGTAACGATCATACGGTTTGCTTAGCTTCGGAAGCAGGGCAGTTCGAGTTGAACGTGATGGAACCGGTGCTCGTGTTCAACTTGTTGCAATCGATTAAAGTGTTAACGAACGTCTTACGCGTGTTTGATGAGTACTGTTTAGACGGTATTACCGCAAACGCGGACACGATGAAAGAATATGTGGAGCGGAGCGTCGGCGTCATCACCGCGATCAATCCACACGTCGGTTACGAGACCGCTTCGCGCCTTGCGGGCCAAGCGCTCGAAACGGGGCGCTCGGTACGTGACCTGTGCCTCGAAAGTGACGTGCTTAGCGCGGAAGAACTCCATACGATTTTAGATCCGTATGAGATGACTCACCCCGGCATCTCTGGCAAAGAACTGTTGAAAAAGTAA
- a CDS encoding anaerobic C4-dicarboxylate transporter family protein: MFLFWLQFFILLLCIFIGARLGGVGLGVMGGVGLAILTFVFQLQPTSAPIDVMLMILAVITAAGCLQAAGGLDYLVYLAEKALRKYPKRITYAAPMVTYLFTFCAGTGHVAYSVLPVIAEVSRETGIRPERPMSIAVIASQQAIVASPISAATVALLALLSGFDISLLDILKVSIPATFIGCMLGAFVASKVGKELNEDPVYLKRLKEGLEPSQKEEKTVYVPTKAAKVSVTLFLTAALLVVLLGSFESLRPVWNVEGELVRMDMPTAIEIVMLTAAAAIILTCRPKVETVISGNVFQAGATAVVAIFGIAWMGDTFFNGNLELVQDSIEGLVKAAPWLFAIALFILSILLNSQAATVRALMPLGIALGISPALLIAMFPAVNGYFFIPNYGPIVAAINFDRTGTTRIGKYVLNHSFMLPGLVATISAVVIGMLLITFMF; encoded by the coding sequence TTGTTTCTATTTTGGCTGCAATTTTTTATCCTGTTGCTCTGTATTTTTATCGGGGCACGCCTCGGCGGAGTCGGTCTCGGGGTAATGGGGGGTGTCGGTCTTGCGATTTTGACGTTCGTCTTTCAGCTACAGCCGACATCGGCACCGATCGACGTCATGTTAATGATTTTGGCCGTCATTACTGCTGCTGGTTGTTTGCAAGCGGCAGGGGGGCTAGACTATCTCGTGTATTTGGCGGAGAAGGCGTTGCGTAAATACCCGAAGCGCATTACGTACGCCGCGCCGATGGTGACGTACTTGTTTACGTTTTGTGCTGGGACGGGGCACGTCGCATATTCGGTGCTCCCGGTGATCGCTGAAGTGTCGCGTGAAACGGGGATCCGGCCAGAGCGGCCGATGTCGATTGCGGTTATCGCCTCGCAGCAAGCGATCGTCGCTAGTCCGATCTCGGCGGCGACAGTTGCCTTGCTCGCGCTACTCTCCGGTTTTGACATTTCGCTGCTCGACATACTTAAAGTTTCTATTCCGGCGACATTTATCGGCTGTATGCTCGGTGCGTTCGTCGCGAGTAAGGTCGGTAAGGAACTTAATGAAGATCCAGTGTACTTAAAACGGTTAAAAGAAGGACTAGAACCGTCCCAAAAAGAGGAAAAAACAGTTTACGTGCCGACGAAGGCGGCGAAAGTGTCGGTTACGCTGTTCCTCACAGCCGCCCTTTTAGTCGTGTTACTCGGTTCGTTTGAAAGCCTCCGCCCTGTATGGAACGTCGAAGGTGAACTCGTGCGCATGGACATGCCGACGGCGATTGAGATCGTCATGTTGACAGCTGCGGCAGCCATTATTCTCACTTGCCGCCCAAAAGTGGAAACTGTAATTAGCGGGAACGTCTTTCAGGCCGGCGCGACCGCTGTCGTCGCTATTTTCGGGATCGCTTGGATGGGCGATACGTTTTTCAACGGAAACCTCGAGTTAGTGCAAGATTCGATCGAAGGGCTCGTCAAGGCTGCCCCGTGGCTATTTGCGATCGCCTTGTTTATCCTTTCCATTTTGTTGAACAGTCAGGCGGCGACCGTGCGCGCGCTAATGCCACTAGGGATCGCCCTAGGTATTTCGCCAGCCTTACTTATTGCGATGTTTCCAGCGGTCAACGGGTATTTCTTTATCCCGAACTACGGGCCGATTGTCGCAGCGATCAACTTTGACCGCACCGGAACGACGCGTATCGGGAAGTATGTGTTAAACCACAGTTTCATGCTCCCCGGGCTCGTAGCAACGATTTCGGCAGTTGTCATTGGGATGTTACTTATTACGTTTATGTTTTAA